In Zunongwangia profunda SM-A87, the following proteins share a genomic window:
- the sufD gene encoding Fe-S cluster assembly protein SufD — protein MELKDKLVSSFLAFDEQYQVGDDVHQIRSQAIKDFETIGFPSKKEEAWKYTSLKSTLKHDYSIFPKEENAIEYSQIKKYLIHDIDTYDLVFIDGIYSSHLSNTTHDKIDVCLMSSALNKDKFKPVIDNYFNKLAPKNGLNALNTAFTKEGAYIHIHKNIMADKPIQIINFSTGNESSLLLQPRNLIVVDENSHVQIIEKHQSLTSHPVLTNSVTEIFADRRAIVDYYKIQNDKETSSLIDNTFIEQKDESNCSVHTFSFGGNLTRNNLNFYQKGERIDSTMKGVTIIEGKQHVDHNTLVHHIYPNCESHQDYKGIFSDKSVGVFNGKVVVEKEAQKTNAYQANNNILVDDKATINSKPQLEIFADDVRCSHGCTIGQLDEEALFYLQSRGIPRKEARGLLMYAFANNVLESVKIPEIKKRINNLIAEKLGVELGFNL, from the coding sequence ATGGAATTAAAAGATAAATTAGTATCATCATTTTTAGCTTTCGACGAGCAATATCAGGTAGGTGATGATGTTCATCAAATAAGAAGTCAGGCAATAAAAGATTTTGAAACCATTGGTTTCCCTAGCAAAAAAGAGGAAGCCTGGAAATATACTTCTCTAAAATCTACTCTTAAACATGACTATAGCATTTTCCCAAAAGAAGAAAATGCGATAGAGTACAGCCAGATAAAAAAGTACCTTATTCATGATATAGACACCTATGATTTGGTATTTATCGATGGTATTTATTCATCTCATTTATCAAATACCACACACGATAAAATTGATGTCTGTTTAATGTCTTCTGCATTAAATAAGGACAAATTCAAACCGGTTATCGATAATTACTTTAACAAACTTGCTCCAAAAAATGGTCTTAATGCCCTAAATACTGCATTTACCAAAGAGGGTGCTTATATACATATTCATAAAAATATAATGGCAGATAAGCCTATTCAGATCATTAATTTCTCTACAGGAAATGAATCATCTTTATTGCTTCAGCCAAGAAACCTTATTGTGGTCGATGAGAACTCTCATGTTCAAATTATCGAAAAACACCAAAGTTTAACCAGTCATCCGGTGTTAACCAATTCGGTTACTGAAATTTTTGCAGATCGCCGGGCCATTGTAGATTATTATAAAATCCAGAATGATAAAGAAACTTCTTCTTTAATCGATAATACATTTATCGAGCAAAAAGACGAGAGTAACTGTTCTGTACATACCTTTTCTTTTGGTGGGAACCTTACCAGAAACAATCTTAACTTCTATCAAAAGGGAGAGCGTATCGACTCGACCATGAAAGGAGTTACCATTATTGAGGGGAAACAGCATGTAGATCATAACACACTTGTTCACCATATCTATCCTAACTGTGAAAGCCATCAGGATTATAAAGGAATTTTCTCAGATAAATCTGTTGGAGTATTTAACGGGAAAGTGGTTGTAGAAAAAGAGGCTCAAAAAACCAACGCGTATCAAGCTAACAATAACATCCTGGTAGATGATAAGGCAACTATCAACTCCAAACCCCAGCTAGAGATCTTTGCAGATGATGTACGTTGCAGTCACGGTTGTACGATCGGGCAGTTAGATGAAGAAGCATTATTTTATCTACAATCAAGAGGAATTCCCAGAAAAGAAGCTCGTGGATTATTAATGTATGCTTTCGCTAACAACGTATTAGAAAGTGTAAAAATTCCAGAAATCAAGAAAAGAATCAATAATCTTATTGCTGAAAAACTTGGGGTTGAACTGGGTTTCAACCTATAG
- the sufC gene encoding Fe-S cluster assembly ATPase SufC: MLKIKNLHASIEGKEILKGIDLEINPGEVHAIMGPNGSGKSTLSSVIAGREEYEMTDGEIIFENEDLAELDPEERAHKGIFLSFQYPVEIPGVSVTNFMKTAINAHRKANGLDDMPANEMLKLIREKSELLEIDRKFLSRSLNEGFSGGEKKRNEIFQMAMLEPKLSILDETDSGLDIDALRIVSNGVNKLRTENNAVLVITHYQRLLNYIVPDVVHVLIDGKIVKTGGKELAYELEERGYDWIKQEKAV, translated from the coding sequence ATGCTTAAGATAAAGAATTTACACGCAAGTATAGAAGGAAAAGAAATTCTAAAGGGAATCGATCTTGAGATTAACCCGGGTGAAGTACACGCTATTATGGGTCCTAACGGATCTGGAAAAAGTACTTTATCTTCTGTCATTGCAGGTAGAGAAGAATACGAAATGACAGATGGTGAAATCATTTTTGAAAACGAAGACCTTGCTGAACTTGATCCAGAGGAAAGAGCTCATAAAGGTATTTTTCTTTCTTTTCAATACCCGGTGGAAATTCCAGGAGTATCGGTAACTAACTTTATGAAGACTGCAATCAACGCACATCGTAAAGCTAATGGTTTAGACGATATGCCAGCTAACGAAATGCTTAAGCTTATTCGTGAAAAATCTGAGTTACTGGAAATCGATCGTAAATTTTTATCCAGATCATTAAACGAAGGATTTTCTGGTGGAGAGAAAAAGAGAAACGAGATTTTCCAAATGGCAATGCTAGAGCCAAAATTATCTATTTTGGACGAAACAGACTCTGGTTTGGATATCGATGCGCTAAGAATTGTATCAAATGGGGTGAATAAATTAAGAACTGAAAACAATGCCGTTCTTGTAATTACACACTATCAAAGACTTTTAAATTATATTGTACCAGATGTTGTACACGTGTTAATCGATGGTAAAATCGTTAAAACAGGCGGAAAAGAACTTGCTTACGAATTAGAAGAAAGAGGTTACGACTGGATTAAGCAAGAAAAAGCAGTTTAA
- the sufB gene encoding Fe-S cluster assembly protein SufB, which produces MAYTEDDLKKELETKEYEYGFYTDIESDTFPVGLNEDIVRAISKKKEEPEWMTEWRLEAFRAWEQMEEPEWANVHYKKPDFQNISYYSAPNKKPKYDSLDEVDPELLDTFKKLGISIDEQKKLAGVAVDVVMDSVSVTTTFKKTLAEKGIIFCSISEAIKEHPELVKKYIGSVVPKKDNFYAALNSAVFSDGSFCYIPKGVRCPMELSTYFRINQAGTGQFERTLVIADEGSYVSYLEGCTAPMRDENQLHAAVVELVALDDAEIKYSTVQNWFPGGKDGKGGVFNFVTKRGLCEKNAKISWTQVETGSAVTWKYPSCILKGDNSVGEFYSIAVTNNYQQADTGTKMVHLGKNTRSTIISKGISAGKSQNSYRGLVQINPRADNARNFSQCDSLLMGNACGAHTFPYIEAKNKTAKVEHEATTSKIGEDQIFYCNQRGIDTEKAIALIVNGFSKEVLNKLPMEFAVEAQKLLEISLEGSVG; this is translated from the coding sequence ATGGCATACACTGAAGACGACTTAAAAAAAGAACTCGAAACCAAAGAATATGAGTACGGATTTTATACAGATATAGAATCTGATACCTTTCCTGTTGGTTTAAACGAGGATATTGTTAGAGCAATCTCTAAAAAGAAAGAAGAACCGGAATGGATGACAGAATGGAGACTGGAAGCTTTTAGAGCATGGGAACAAATGGAAGAGCCTGAATGGGCAAACGTGCACTATAAAAAACCAGATTTCCAAAATATTTCTTACTACTCGGCTCCTAACAAAAAACCTAAATACGATAGTTTAGATGAAGTTGATCCCGAGTTGCTGGATACTTTTAAAAAGCTAGGCATCTCTATAGACGAGCAGAAAAAACTAGCTGGAGTTGCCGTAGATGTGGTCATGGATTCAGTTTCTGTAACCACTACTTTTAAAAAGACACTGGCTGAAAAAGGTATTATTTTCTGTTCGATTTCAGAAGCTATTAAAGAACATCCTGAATTAGTTAAAAAATATATAGGCTCTGTTGTTCCTAAGAAGGATAACTTCTACGCAGCATTAAATTCGGCTGTTTTTAGTGATGGGTCTTTCTGTTATATTCCAAAAGGCGTTCGTTGCCCGATGGAACTTTCTACATATTTCAGAATTAATCAGGCAGGAACCGGGCAATTTGAAAGAACTTTAGTCATTGCAGATGAAGGCAGCTATGTGAGCTACCTTGAAGGTTGTACCGCTCCAATGCGTGACGAAAATCAGTTGCACGCTGCCGTAGTAGAACTAGTAGCTTTAGATGATGCTGAAATAAAATACAGCACCGTACAAAACTGGTTCCCAGGCGGAAAAGATGGTAAAGGAGGAGTTTTTAACTTTGTTACCAAAAGAGGTCTTTGCGAGAAAAATGCAAAAATCTCCTGGACACAGGTCGAAACAGGATCTGCAGTTACCTGGAAGTACCCTTCATGTATCCTAAAAGGAGATAATTCAGTTGGAGAATTTTATTCAATCGCGGTAACAAATAATTATCAGCAAGCTGATACAGGAACAAAAATGGTTCATCTTGGTAAAAACACCAGGAGCACCATTATCTCTAAAGGAATCTCTGCAGGGAAATCGCAAAATTCGTATCGTGGTTTGGTACAAATAAATCCGCGTGCAGACAATGCAAGAAACTTTTCACAATGTGATTCCCTTTTAATGGGCAACGCTTGCGGTGCACACACTTTCCCATATATCGAGGCAAAAAACAAAACCGCAAAGGTAGAGCACGAAGCCACGACCAGTAAAATTGGTGAAGACCAGATTTTTTACTGTAATCAGCGAGGAATTGACACTGAAAAAGCAATTGCTCTAATCGTTAATGGCTTTAGTAAAGAAGTATTAAATAAACTGCCGATGGAGTTCGCTGTAGAAGCACAAAAACTATTAGAGATTTCATTAGAAGGTTCTGTAGGATAA
- a CDS encoding four helix bundle protein, translated as MATIKQFEDLEIWQKAREICRIVYETKKNTNLKNDFKLYNQLNGSSGSIMDNIAEGFERNGNREFIQFLSIAKASCGETRSQLYRAFDRGYLNDDDFEDFKTKVISLSRQINGFIDYLQKSDFKGTKFK; from the coding sequence TTGGCAACAATTAAACAATTTGAAGATTTAGAAATTTGGCAAAAGGCCAGAGAAATCTGTAGGATTGTTTACGAAACGAAAAAGAATACAAACCTTAAAAATGATTTTAAACTATATAATCAATTAAATGGATCCTCAGGTTCCATAATGGATAATATAGCAGAAGGATTCGAAAGAAATGGAAATAGAGAATTTATTCAATTTCTTTCTATTGCAAAAGCATCTTGTGGAGAAACCAGATCACAATTATATAGAGCATTTGACCGTGGATATTTAAATGATGATGATTTTGAAGACTTTAAGACCAAAGTTATTTCATTGAGCAGGCAAATAAATGGTTTTATAGATTATTTGCAAAAGAGTGATTTTAAAGGAACAAAATTTAAATAA
- a CDS encoding HesB/IscA family protein has product MIKVSEDARKKISALMEEEGFNSLQDFVRVGVKSGGCSGLSYELKFDKSKADDDKLFEDNDIKIVVDKRSVLYLAGTILEYSGGLNGKGFIFNNPNAQRTCGCGESFSL; this is encoded by the coding sequence ATGATAAAAGTTAGTGAAGACGCAAGAAAAAAGATTTCTGCTCTAATGGAAGAAGAAGGTTTTAACAGCCTTCAGGATTTTGTGCGCGTTGGTGTGAAGAGCGGCGGCTGTTCTGGTTTATCTTATGAACTAAAATTTGATAAATCCAAAGCCGATGATGACAAACTATTTGAAGACAACGATATTAAAATCGTGGTAGATAAACGCAGCGTTCTATATCTGGCAGGAACTATTTTAGAATATTCTGGTGGATTAAATGGCAAGGGTTTTATTTTCAATAATCCAAACGCTCAAAGAACCTGTGGATGCGGTGAAAGTTTTTCGCTTTAA
- the thiL gene encoding thiamine-phosphate kinase yields the protein MFDNSEPTKTSLSELGEFGLIDHLTKNFSPKHASTIKAIGDDAAVLDFKDKQTLVSTDMLVEGVHFDLAYMPLKHLGYKAVMVNASDIYAMNGKATHITVSIAPSNRFPVEALEELYAGIQLAADLYNIDVVGGDTTSSTSGLFISISVFGEAEKEDVVYRSGAQANDLLVVTGDLGAAYMGLQVLEREKQVFKANPNAQPDLDQYTYLIERQLKPEARKDIPPLLKGLGVKPTSMIDISDGLSSEVIHLCKNSKTGVNLYEEKVPLDPAVISVCEEFELDSTMIALSGGEDYELLFTIAQSDFDKIKGNPNLTVIGHMTEESAGMHLITRANQAIPLVARGWNSMKSED from the coding sequence ATGTTTGATAATAGTGAGCCTACCAAAACAAGTTTATCTGAATTAGGAGAATTTGGGTTAATCGATCATTTAACCAAAAATTTTTCTCCTAAACATGCTTCTACCATTAAAGCTATTGGTGACGATGCTGCAGTTTTAGATTTTAAAGACAAGCAAACTCTGGTAAGTACAGATATGCTGGTAGAAGGTGTTCACTTTGATCTTGCATATATGCCACTAAAGCATTTGGGATATAAAGCGGTAATGGTTAATGCATCAGATATTTATGCGATGAATGGTAAAGCTACTCACATCACCGTTTCGATTGCTCCATCTAACCGTTTCCCGGTAGAAGCTTTAGAAGAACTATACGCCGGTATTCAATTAGCTGCTGATTTATACAATATCGACGTTGTTGGTGGGGATACTACTTCTTCAACCTCTGGCTTATTTATAAGTATTTCGGTTTTTGGTGAAGCCGAAAAAGAGGATGTTGTATATCGAAGCGGAGCGCAAGCCAATGATTTACTAGTTGTTACGGGCGATCTTGGTGCGGCATATATGGGATTGCAAGTTTTAGAACGTGAAAAACAGGTTTTTAAAGCCAACCCAAATGCACAACCAGATTTAGATCAATATACTTATTTAATCGAACGCCAGTTAAAACCTGAGGCCCGTAAAGATATCCCTCCTTTGCTAAAAGGACTGGGAGTAAAGCCAACTTCGATGATTGATATTAGCGATGGACTTTCTTCTGAAGTGATACATCTTTGTAAAAACTCGAAAACTGGAGTGAATTTATATGAAGAAAAAGTACCATTGGATCCTGCCGTCATATCGGTATGTGAAGAATTTGAACTGGACAGTACAATGATTGCTTTAAGCGGGGGTGAGGATTATGAATTACTTTTTACCATTGCACAGTCAGATTTTGATAAAATAAAAGGAAATCCAAACCTCACTGTTATTGGCCATATGACTGAAGAGAGCGCAGGTATGCATCTTATCACTCGTGCTAACCAGGCCATACCATTAGTTGCCCGTGGATGGAACTCTATGAAAAGCGAAGATTAA
- a CDS encoding IPT/TIG domain-containing protein — MSLNILKTRLYPFYLILASLTIVFYSCQGDDNDDITSQEFDPSRPVEVLGFTPESGGAGQRLVIYGKNFGTDPSIVTVLIGGKEAKVINVNGESLYCLVPKQAFDGDIEVRVGEEERQVKAYATNNFDYQRKMVVSTLIGYKNDRGDEPWKDGKFKSDNQNDMASGFWEPSFMKFDPMNPKHLWVVFDFNNGLYKIDFADSTVVKVRSDFDRPRSIDFTNDGKYMIIAEDRGGENDRATYRLSRDKDWQDREILTRYKNCNGASVHPVNGELYFNSYEKGQFFRFDLNKYFEDGLGDKDYEQLFVVQDPGWEYKIFIHPTGNYAYIVVINKHYILRIDYNWEKERFNQPYLVCGKLSNDGGYQDGVGSSVRLNKPYQGVFVKNEDYVEAGKTDEYDFYFTEQGNHDIRKLTPEGSVTTFAGRGSSSINPDPWGYVNGDLREEARFDQPTGIAYNEEEKAFYIGDKSNHRFRKIALEEAQE, encoded by the coding sequence ATGTCTTTAAATATATTAAAAACGAGGTTATATCCATTCTATTTGATATTAGCCTCTTTAACCATTGTTTTTTATAGTTGTCAGGGCGACGATAATGATGATATAACATCTCAGGAATTTGATCCATCGAGACCAGTTGAAGTTTTGGGATTTACTCCTGAATCTGGTGGCGCAGGACAGCGTCTCGTTATTTATGGAAAAAACTTTGGAACAGACCCCAGCATTGTTACTGTTCTAATAGGTGGTAAAGAAGCCAAAGTAATCAATGTTAATGGCGAATCACTTTACTGCTTAGTACCCAAACAAGCATTTGATGGTGACATTGAAGTTCGTGTAGGCGAAGAGGAAAGACAGGTTAAAGCCTATGCTACAAATAATTTTGATTATCAACGTAAGATGGTCGTATCTACCCTTATTGGTTACAAAAATGATCGGGGTGATGAACCATGGAAAGACGGTAAATTCAAGTCTGATAACCAGAATGATATGGCCAGTGGATTTTGGGAGCCTTCTTTTATGAAATTTGACCCTATGAATCCCAAACATCTATGGGTGGTATTTGACTTTAATAATGGTCTCTATAAAATAGATTTTGCCGATAGTACCGTTGTTAAAGTACGCTCTGATTTTGATCGCCCCAGGAGTATTGATTTTACCAACGATGGGAAGTATATGATTATCGCAGAAGACCGTGGAGGCGAAAATGACCGCGCTACGTATCGGTTATCCAGAGATAAAGATTGGCAGGATAGAGAAATTTTAACCAGATATAAAAACTGTAATGGTGCTTCAGTGCATCCGGTAAACGGGGAATTATATTTTAATAGTTATGAAAAAGGACAATTTTTCCGGTTCGATTTAAATAAATATTTTGAAGATGGCCTGGGCGATAAAGACTATGAACAATTGTTCGTAGTACAGGATCCCGGCTGGGAATATAAGATTTTTATACATCCTACCGGAAACTATGCATATATCGTAGTTATTAATAAGCACTACATCCTGCGTATAGATTATAATTGGGAAAAAGAACGGTTTAATCAACCCTATCTGGTCTGTGGAAAACTTAGTAATGATGGTGGTTATCAAGATGGAGTGGGATCCAGTGTTCGCCTTAATAAGCCTTATCAAGGGGTTTTTGTAAAAAATGAGGATTATGTGGAAGCCGGTAAAACAGATGAATACGATTTCTATTTTACAGAGCAAGGCAATCATGACATTCGAAAATTAACTCCTGAAGGTAGTGTGACCACATTTGCAGGAAGAGGGAGTTCCAGTATAAACCCTGATCCCTGGGGTTATGTAAATGGTGATCTTAGAGAGGAAGCTCGTTTTGACCAGCCTACCGGCATTGCTTATAACGAAGAAGAAAAGGCGTTTTATATAGGTGATAAATCGAACCATCGTTTTCGTAAAATAGCACTGGAAGAAGCTCAGGAATAA
- a CDS encoding DUF4973 domain-containing protein, with amino-acid sequence MNTKLLIPIILLIIFSSCNDEWTDEQFENYISFKAPITNSEGVTDIYIRYKAEEKTTYQLPLIVSGSKTNTQNKTVHVALDPDTLETLNYERFQTREDFYYRELKSKYYSFPSEVEIKAGENTSLMNIDFALKDIDMAEKWVLPLTIEDDPSYTPNPRKNYRKALLRINPFNDYSGTYSGTALKTVMEGYENETPIVKSEIKSYVVDENTIFFYAGNIDEDRQDRRSYKIFATFDGNGGVTFDVDNPDMNFQVNKTASYTITEQMDEIRPYLLHRYLTINNIDYTFSDYTMVPNVDINYKVSGSLILERQLNTQIPDEDQQIEW; translated from the coding sequence ATGAATACAAAACTATTGATACCAATTATACTGCTTATCATTTTCTCCTCATGCAATGATGAATGGACAGACGAGCAATTTGAAAACTATATATCTTTTAAAGCACCTATAACCAATAGTGAAGGAGTTACCGATATCTATATTCGCTATAAGGCTGAGGAAAAAACCACCTATCAACTACCTTTAATTGTTAGCGGATCGAAAACAAATACACAGAACAAGACAGTGCATGTAGCTTTGGATCCCGACACACTAGAGACACTCAATTACGAAAGGTTTCAAACACGCGAAGACTTCTATTATCGGGAATTAAAAAGTAAATATTATTCTTTTCCTTCGGAAGTAGAGATCAAAGCGGGCGAAAACACTTCCTTAATGAATATCGATTTTGCCTTAAAGGATATCGATATGGCTGAAAAATGGGTCTTGCCTTTAACGATCGAAGACGACCCATCCTACACGCCAAATCCAAGAAAAAATTATAGGAAAGCACTTCTACGTATCAATCCCTTTAATGACTACTCAGGGACCTATAGCGGTACCGCTTTAAAAACTGTGATGGAAGGCTACGAAAATGAAACACCTATTGTAAAATCAGAGATAAAATCTTACGTAGTAGATGAAAACACGATCTTTTTCTATGCAGGGAATATCGATGAAGATCGCCAGGACCGACGTAGTTATAAGATCTTTGCCACTTTTGATGGTAATGGAGGGGTAACATTTGATGTTGATAATCCCGATATGAATTTTCAGGTAAATAAAACAGCAAGTTATACCATCACAGAACAAATGGATGAAATCCGACCGTATTTGCTACATCGATATTTAACAATTAATAATATCGACTACACATTTTCTGATTATACAATGGTCCCTAATGTAGATATCAATTACAAAGTCTCAGGCTCTCTAATTTTAGAACGCCAGCTAAACACACAGATTCCAGATGAAGATCAGCAAATAGAATGGTAG
- a CDS encoding RagB/SusD family nutrient uptake outer membrane protein: MNKNIFYKTLLILFISGFILSCSDDYLDSSRYFKDRLTEEKVFQSKVYSEEWLANIYEELKGINADVASKAVTPHNFADDMYYGDRDSEYDPSKNELSYNMFKMGRYNENDKQGTWTQSYRGIRNASTFIHNIYMNTEMSEQEIKDYRGQARFARAYLYWLLLRKYGPIPLLPDEGLDYTDSYDDLAIPRSPYEDCAEFISNELLLAAQEMEALGMVRGQDGSARPTVGAALAARAKVLIYAASPLANGNTSSYATQLVDDQGRQLLSSDYQEEKWAKAAAAAKDVMDLGVYQLYTVPVQETGDNATIVPPADNNFSEKSWPEGWADIDPEKSYAQVFDGTLPASGNPELIFTRGNNQGGENIRQMVAHQLPRSATGWNTHGLTQKLVDAYYMDDGADVPGKDLEIGRGNGSQRVDGFVTQEDYEAGLFRPLLPGVSLQYANREPRFYASVAFNGSFWPLLNESQERNRNQQVFYYRDNPNGNGFNSSNAYWLRTGIGMKKYVHPNDTYEGGNEDKIVFKPEPAIRYADILLMYAEALNELDGSYSIEAWNGGNHNISRSISEMQKGIHPIRIRAGVPDYSTSVYNDKDALRKKLKRERFIELLAEGQRYYDLRRWMDAAEEESLPIYGCNILMNREERELFHQPVAVWALETTFSDKMWFWPIGLTELKRNKRLTQNPGWNYND, from the coding sequence ATGAATAAAAATATATTCTATAAAACACTCTTAATTCTATTTATCTCAGGGTTCATCCTCTCTTGCAGTGATGACTATTTAGATTCCAGTAGATATTTTAAAGATCGGTTAACCGAAGAAAAAGTATTTCAGAGCAAAGTCTATTCCGAAGAATGGCTAGCTAACATATATGAAGAATTAAAAGGCATAAATGCCGATGTTGCCAGTAAGGCAGTTACCCCCCATAACTTTGCCGATGATATGTATTATGGTGATAGGGACAGTGAGTACGACCCTTCCAAAAACGAACTGTCTTATAACATGTTCAAAATGGGCCGATATAATGAAAATGATAAGCAGGGGACCTGGACTCAATCCTATCGTGGAATTCGAAATGCCTCCACTTTTATTCATAATATTTATATGAATACAGAAATGTCTGAGCAGGAAATCAAGGATTATAGAGGGCAGGCCAGGTTTGCCAGAGCTTACCTGTACTGGCTTCTTTTACGTAAATACGGTCCGATTCCACTTTTGCCTGATGAAGGCCTGGATTATACGGATAGTTATGATGATTTGGCCATTCCAAGGAGCCCCTACGAAGATTGTGCAGAATTTATAAGTAATGAATTATTACTTGCCGCTCAGGAAATGGAAGCGCTGGGAATGGTGCGTGGGCAGGATGGCTCAGCCAGGCCAACTGTTGGAGCTGCCTTAGCTGCTCGTGCCAAAGTACTTATTTATGCCGCCAGCCCTCTGGCTAATGGGAATACCTCCAGCTATGCGACACAATTAGTGGACGATCAGGGAAGGCAGCTACTTTCTTCAGATTATCAAGAAGAAAAATGGGCTAAAGCGGCAGCGGCGGCCAAAGACGTTATGGATCTTGGTGTATACCAATTATACACCGTACCTGTTCAGGAAACGGGTGATAACGCGACAATAGTTCCGCCTGCCGATAATAATTTTTCAGAAAAATCATGGCCTGAGGGATGGGCAGATATAGATCCCGAAAAATCGTACGCCCAGGTATTTGACGGAACACTACCGGCCTCAGGCAATCCAGAATTAATTTTTACTCGCGGAAATAACCAGGGAGGTGAAAATATTAGGCAGATGGTTGCCCATCAATTACCAAGATCTGCTACAGGATGGAATACCCACGGATTAACTCAAAAACTCGTGGATGCCTATTATATGGATGATGGAGCCGATGTGCCCGGTAAAGATTTAGAAATTGGCCGCGGAAATGGCTCTCAACGGGTAGATGGTTTCGTCACACAGGAAGATTATGAAGCCGGACTTTTTCGACCTTTGCTGCCGGGTGTTTCTTTGCAATATGCAAACAGAGAACCTCGCTTCTATGCTTCTGTAGCTTTTAACGGTAGTTTCTGGCCATTATTAAATGAGTCCCAGGAGCGCAATCGCAATCAACAGGTATTTTATTATCGTGATAACCCTAATGGAAACGGATTTAATTCTTCTAATGCTTATTGGTTACGAACAGGAATAGGAATGAAAAAGTATGTTCACCCTAATGATACTTATGAAGGAGGGAACGAAGATAAAATTGTTTTTAAGCCAGAACCTGCGATTCGCTATGCCGATATATTACTTATGTACGCTGAGGCACTTAACGAATTGGATGGATCATATAGTATTGAGGCGTGGAACGGAGGAAATCATAATATTTCTCGAAGCATCTCAGAGATGCAAAAAGGTATTCACCCCATTCGTATACGTGCCGGCGTACCGGACTACTCTACTAGCGTTTATAACGACAAGGACGCACTTAGAAAAAAGTTAAAGCGAGAACGTTTCATCGAACTTTTAGCAGAGGGCCAACGCTACTACGACTTACGCCGATGGATGGATGCAGCCGAAGAAGAATCATTACCAATTTACGGGTGTAATATACTTATGAATAGAGAAGAAAGGGAACTTTTCCATCAACCCGTGGCGGTATGGGCACTAGAGACCACATTTTCTGATAAGATGTGGTTTTGGCCAATCGGTCTTACTGAACTTAAACGCAATAAGCGTCTTACACAAAACCCGGGATGGAATTATAACGACTAA